One Pseudodesulfovibrio senegalensis DNA segment encodes these proteins:
- a CDS encoding DctP family TRAP transporter solute-binding subunit, whose translation MKRLATIFFTVILSVVIAVPAFAGKVVIKLGHIAEPIHPYGQGADHFAKLVKEKSGGEIEVKVFPTSQLGGQKDLIEGLIFGTVDMALVGTAVLGQFQPQISLFDLPFLFQDREHAYKSLDTVGMKIGKDLEPKGIKLLGYMENGIRHLTNNIRPVKTPADMTDLKIRVMTNKIYIEMMKALGASPTPMAFGELYSAMQQGTVDGQENPSAHIWTKRFFEVQKYASKTAHAYAPEPVVISMITWSRLTPAQQKIIQDSADEAIAWQRQLSEKQDKEFWDKIKATGKIEVIEVDRTAFIEATRPVYKQFADVVGQDNIDAVEALKK comes from the coding sequence ATGAAACGTCTGGCAACCATTTTTTTTACCGTCATCCTGTCGGTCGTCATTGCGGTGCCGGCCTTTGCAGGAAAAGTCGTCATCAAGCTGGGTCATATTGCGGAACCCATTCACCCCTATGGACAGGGCGCGGACCACTTCGCCAAACTGGTGAAGGAAAAGTCCGGCGGCGAAATCGAAGTCAAGGTCTTTCCCACCTCCCAGCTCGGTGGGCAAAAGGACCTCATCGAGGGTCTGATCTTCGGGACCGTGGACATGGCGCTCGTGGGAACCGCGGTTCTCGGCCAGTTCCAGCCCCAGATTTCTCTGTTCGACCTGCCCTTCCTGTTTCAGGACAGGGAACACGCCTACAAGAGCCTGGATACCGTCGGCATGAAGATCGGCAAAGACCTTGAGCCCAAGGGCATCAAGCTGCTCGGCTACATGGAAAACGGCATCCGCCACCTGACCAACAACATCCGCCCGGTCAAGACCCCCGCGGACATGACCGACCTCAAGATCCGCGTCATGACCAACAAGATATACATCGAAATGATGAAAGCGCTCGGCGCTTCCCCCACTCCCATGGCCTTCGGCGAACTCTATTCCGCCATGCAGCAGGGCACCGTGGACGGACAGGAAAACCCCAGCGCGCACATCTGGACCAAGCGCTTCTTCGAAGTGCAGAAATACGCCTCCAAGACCGCGCACGCCTATGCGCCGGAACCGGTGGTCATCTCCATGATCACCTGGAGCAGGCTGACCCCGGCCCAACAGAAGATCATTCAGGACAGTGCCGACGAAGCCATTGCATGGCAGCGCCAGCTTTCCGAAAAGCAGGACAAGGAGTTCTGGGACAAGATCAAGGCCACCGGCAAGATCGAAGTCATCGAAGTTGACCGCACCGCCTTCATCGAGGCGACCCGTCCGGTCTACAAGCAGTTTGCCGATGTGGTCGGACAGGACAACATCGACGCTGTCGAAGCCCTCAAGAAATAA
- a CDS encoding response regulator, with protein MNTIRVLIVEDDAKIADLHRRFTERVEGCEVVGIATGLEDARYMVEALEPDLILLDLYFPEGSGMDLLHTIRANRMETDVILITAAREMEPLKQALRGGVFDYIIKPVITERFNDCLTKFREYRMRLSNSETIEQRDVDSILRPATAPAGNAVQDDLPKGIDSLTLRKVRRLFEDLPRTTGLSAEDAAERMGASRSTARRYLEYLVSVNFVYADVVYGSVGRPERKYFRA; from the coding sequence ATGAATACCATACGGGTTTTGATTGTCGAAGACGATGCCAAGATAGCGGACCTGCACCGGCGCTTCACCGAACGGGTGGAAGGATGCGAAGTGGTGGGCATCGCCACCGGGCTGGAAGACGCCCGCTACATGGTCGAGGCGCTGGAACCGGACCTTATCCTGCTGGACCTCTATTTTCCCGAAGGCTCGGGCATGGACCTGCTGCACACCATCCGCGCCAACAGGATGGAGACCGACGTGATCCTGATCACGGCCGCCCGGGAAATGGAGCCGCTCAAGCAGGCGCTGCGCGGTGGCGTGTTCGACTACATCATCAAGCCGGTCATCACCGAGCGCTTCAACGACTGTCTGACCAAATTCCGCGAATACCGCATGCGGCTCTCGAACAGCGAAACCATCGAACAGCGCGACGTGGACAGCATCCTGCGGCCCGCCACGGCCCCGGCCGGGAACGCCGTGCAGGACGACCTGCCCAAGGGCATCGACTCCCTGACCCTGCGCAAGGTCCGGCGGCTGTTTGAAGACTTGCCGCGCACCACGGGCCTGAGCGCCGAGGACGCGGCCGAGCGCATGGGGGCCAGCCGGTCCACGGCCCGCCGCTATCTCGAATATCTGGTTTCCGTGAATTTCGTGTACGCGGACGTGGTCTACGGCAGCGTGGGCAGACCGGAACGCAAATACTTCCGGGCCTAG
- a CDS encoding response regulator: MKVLIVDADEAFRANLATQLSRRGVQVSATDDGEQAGRMACSDKADAVLLGVSSHDRSLVAHVGRVRKACPRAEVILINHSGDVPLSIEAMKMGAFAELAAPVDMEELEDKLRLIRERRGGRSGR; this comes from the coding sequence ATGAAAGTTTTGATTGTAGACGCAGACGAAGCCTTCCGGGCCAATCTTGCCACCCAGCTTTCCCGGCGGGGCGTGCAGGTTTCGGCCACGGACGACGGAGAACAGGCCGGCCGCATGGCGTGCAGCGACAAGGCGGATGCCGTGTTGCTGGGCGTTTCCAGCCATGACCGCTCTCTTGTGGCTCATGTCGGCCGCGTCAGAAAGGCCTGTCCGCGAGCGGAGGTCATTCTCATCAATCATTCCGGCGATGTCCCGCTTTCCATAGAGGCCATGAAGATGGGGGCATTCGCGGAATTGGCCGCGCCCGTGGACATGGAGGAACTGGAGGACAAGTTGCGGTTGATTCGGGAACGAAGAGGCGGGAGGTCCGGCCGTTGA
- a CDS encoding TRAP transporter small permease — MEKLFKGLHAVLYWVSVSAMTLMLVLIFLQVISRYFFGHTFEWSEELSRFLFVWVVFLGSALIMGESGHLSVQLLARKLEGTAAGLALEVFVNVCSYVFILLLLVQGAKMTSVMTFQTAPGLGISMSSVYAIIPASACLMMLYLFKDTVRIAKAIKNRNRPAADMETAAAEKPQEG; from the coding sequence ATGGAAAAACTGTTCAAGGGCCTGCATGCGGTACTGTACTGGGTTTCGGTCTCGGCCATGACCCTGATGCTCGTACTCATCTTCCTGCAGGTCATATCGCGCTACTTTTTCGGCCATACCTTTGAATGGTCCGAGGAACTTTCGCGCTTTCTGTTCGTCTGGGTCGTCTTCCTCGGCTCCGCCCTGATCATGGGCGAATCCGGCCATCTTTCCGTGCAGCTGCTGGCCAGGAAACTGGAAGGCACGGCTGCCGGGCTGGCACTGGAAGTATTCGTCAACGTCTGCAGCTACGTGTTCATCCTGCTCCTGCTCGTGCAGGGGGCCAAGATGACCTCGGTCATGACCTTCCAGACCGCTCCGGGGCTGGGAATATCCATGAGCTCGGTCTACGCCATCATACCAGCCAGCGCCTGCCTGATGATGCTCTACCTGTTCAAGGACACGGTGCGCATCGCCAAGGCCATCAAGAACCGCAACCGGCCCGCCGCGGACATGGAAACCGCGGCAGCCGAAAAGCCCCAGGAGGGATGA
- a CDS encoding dinitrogenase iron-molybdenum cofactor biosynthesis protein — protein MQQRILIPILDNEIAPRFDLATDVLIISLVWVDGKIVDREDKVVVLDHPSPEAVCRLVIVHTVNTVICGGIEGEYYDFLVWKGAEVIDDVVGSTADAMSVLLAGELESGMILQRGDSW, from the coding sequence ATGCAGCAACGTATTCTGATTCCCATACTGGATAACGAGATCGCACCCCGGTTCGATCTGGCCACCGACGTTCTCATCATTTCCCTTGTGTGGGTGGACGGCAAGATCGTGGACCGCGAAGACAAGGTGGTGGTTCTGGATCATCCTTCTCCCGAGGCCGTGTGCCGTCTGGTTATCGTGCATACGGTGAACACGGTCATCTGCGGCGGCATCGAAGGGGAGTATTACGATTTTCTGGTATGGAAAGGCGCGGAAGTCATTGATGACGTGGTGGGATCCACGGCGGACGCCATGTCCGTGCTGCTGGCCGGGGAACTGGAATCCGGCATGATCCTGCAGCGCGGGGATAGTTGGTAG
- a CDS encoding ATP-binding protein, translating into MFLMRLYERIKPKSIQSYLIHMVLALVVIQSLMSWLTVSSLATDVLHQQIGKRALQTAQSVALMPSIRMALMARDPLGSIQKKAEQIRKATGASYVVVGDTDGVRYSHPKPDRIGRHFVGGDTGPALHEGKSYVSRAVGTLGPSLRGMVPIFHDDEIIGFVAVGYLMESVRKAIPAHLNKPLIYIVSMLLIGIVSAIFIAGHLKKITLGLEPAEITALYLERGAVLEAIREGVVSVDRTGEIRLANRAAMHYTGLDAKQLMPGNDIRELMPENGLNHTLETGESEHDVELSINGRDLIFNTVPLIHSGEVQGAVASFRRKDELDRLAFELSRVQEYSELLRVQTHEYSNKLHTIAGLIQIEAHQEALELVVNESTGYEEIIRFLNRAVPHPVIAAIVLGKYNRARELKVELHMDRHGTMVDVPGWIRQEYVVTILGNLLDNAFDAVRNQPRNNRKVELSFTDLGNDLVFEVSDSGPGVSPEQSEEIFRRGVSSKGRERRGLGLFLARKRLREMGGQVMVLESELGGALFTVTIPKTKPENA; encoded by the coding sequence ATGTTCCTCATGCGTCTGTACGAACGCATCAAACCCAAAAGCATCCAGTCCTATCTCATCCACATGGTGCTGGCACTGGTGGTCATCCAGAGCCTCATGAGCTGGCTCACGGTTTCCAGCCTGGCCACGGACGTGCTGCACCAGCAGATCGGCAAGCGCGCCCTGCAGACCGCCCAGAGCGTGGCGCTCATGCCGTCCATACGCATGGCGCTCATGGCCCGCGACCCGCTGGGCAGCATCCAGAAAAAGGCCGAACAGATCCGCAAGGCCACGGGGGCGTCCTACGTGGTGGTGGGCGACACGGACGGGGTCCGCTATTCCCACCCCAAGCCGGACCGCATCGGCAGGCATTTCGTGGGCGGCGACACCGGCCCGGCCCTGCACGAGGGCAAATCCTACGTGTCGCGCGCCGTGGGCACACTCGGCCCGTCCCTGCGCGGCATGGTGCCCATATTCCATGACGATGAGATCATCGGCTTCGTGGCCGTGGGCTACCTCATGGAAAGCGTGCGCAAGGCCATCCCCGCCCACCTGAACAAACCTCTCATATACATCGTTTCCATGCTGCTCATCGGCATTGTCAGCGCCATATTCATTGCCGGGCATCTCAAGAAGATCACCCTCGGACTGGAACCCGCCGAAATCACGGCCCTGTATCTGGAGCGCGGCGCCGTGCTGGAGGCCATCCGCGAAGGGGTCGTTTCCGTGGACCGCACAGGAGAAATCCGACTGGCCAACCGCGCGGCCATGCACTACACCGGGCTGGACGCCAAGCAACTGATGCCGGGCAACGACATCCGCGAACTCATGCCCGAAAACGGCCTGAACCACACGCTGGAAACCGGCGAATCCGAACACGACGTGGAATTGAGCATCAACGGCCGCGACCTGATCTTCAATACCGTGCCGCTCATCCATTCGGGCGAGGTGCAGGGCGCAGTAGCCAGTTTCCGGCGCAAGGACGAATTGGACAGGCTGGCCTTCGAGCTTTCCCGGGTGCAGGAGTACTCCGAACTGCTGCGGGTCCAGACCCACGAATATTCCAACAAGCTGCACACCATCGCCGGGCTGATCCAGATCGAGGCGCACCAGGAGGCGCTGGAGCTTGTGGTCAATGAATCCACGGGCTATGAGGAAATCATCCGTTTCCTGAACCGCGCCGTGCCCCACCCGGTCATTGCCGCCATCGTGCTGGGCAAATACAACCGGGCGCGCGAGCTCAAGGTGGAGCTGCACATGGACCGCCACGGGACCATGGTGGACGTGCCCGGCTGGATTCGGCAGGAGTACGTGGTGACCATCCTCGGCAACCTGCTGGACAACGCCTTTGACGCGGTCAGGAACCAGCCCCGGAACAACAGGAAAGTGGAACTTTCGTTCACGGACCTCGGCAACGATCTGGTCTTTGAGGTCTCGGACTCCGGCCCCGGGGTCTCGCCCGAGCAGAGCGAGGAAATATTCAGGCGCGGCGTTTCCTCCAAAGGCCGTGAACGGCGCGGACTGGGGCTGTTTCTGGCCCGGAAAAGGCTCAGGGAAATGGGCGGACAGGTCATGGTGCTGGAAAGCGAACTGGGCGGCGCGCTGTTTACCGTGACCATCCCGAAAACCAAACCGGAAAACGCATGA
- a CDS encoding CBS domain-containing protein, translated as MKVRELMIPVAEYVTVSEGATLLDAFVTLEEDHRAKGNGGHAHRDVLVMSSAGEVAGTITMVDIIRSLEPNYKKLTSGGQESDVLSREYVAGVFKELGLWGESLQDLCGKAVELAVEEVMHRPDKQELVDEDDPLELAIHHYIMGVRQPLLVKRGEVVVGVLRFSDIFEEIRKRVLACG; from the coding sequence ATGAAAGTCAGGGAATTGATGATTCCGGTGGCCGAATACGTTACCGTGAGTGAAGGTGCCACGTTGCTGGATGCGTTCGTGACGCTTGAGGAGGACCACCGTGCCAAAGGCAACGGCGGGCATGCGCACCGGGACGTTCTGGTGATGTCTTCGGCAGGTGAAGTGGCGGGGACCATTACCATGGTGGATATCATCCGCTCACTGGAACCCAACTACAAGAAACTCACCAGCGGAGGCCAGGAGTCCGACGTGCTGTCCCGGGAGTATGTGGCCGGGGTGTTCAAGGAACTGGGCCTGTGGGGCGAGTCGCTGCAGGATTTGTGCGGCAAGGCCGTTGAGCTGGCCGTGGAAGAGGTCATGCACCGACCCGACAAGCAGGAGCTGGTGGACGAGGACGATCCATTGGAGCTTGCCATCCATCATTACATCATGGGCGTTCGCCAGCCTTTGCTCGTCAAGCGTGGTGAAGTGGTGGTAGGGGTTCTGCGGTTCAGCGATATTTTTGAAGAAATCCGCAAGCGCGTTTTGGCCTGCGGGTAA
- a CDS encoding transferase, translated as MKQLNNLIKDIVNRITANLREPDMKVGEYVDGLIPHDSHSIYYAFYALTTEHPLSFQFTHSSLAGTYFLGKCEVELSVVYKSDIRGDELKKKGTVVKVNGADLELFQDERISIRHSFLVKTLVHNNSHDAENVEIFRILNTLSLHYANIHGTSVEGCYIAPFATVDLCTCRNCIVGDFSYVQAGDLSGERIEPGRIWIRQPGVFELNYQHDRNVLDKFISMDANKRPKGVFMDFCESHKADFEPVYNAAQPEISQEIPDTSFVSHYSVLKGDCAVGENVLVAQRAFIDNSRLGDGSNAQENCYIINSNYEGMNVTAHGGKVINCDLGRKTFTGFNSFLHGTEDARVKVGRNCVIMPHTIIDAVEAIEIPDGSLVWGYIRTQEDLKNNTIALEEFSKRNSLSLGRMSFTGDAEAFVNGFAHRIEHILEENGAYFDGSPETAGHAQKTQEVSYNTVQAYMGGEYKGLCPTMLIKPLTH; from the coding sequence GTGAAACAACTGAACAATCTCATCAAGGACATCGTCAATCGCATCACTGCAAACCTTCGTGAACCCGACATGAAGGTGGGCGAATACGTGGATGGGCTGATCCCGCACGACAGCCATTCCATCTATTACGCCTTCTACGCGCTGACCACCGAGCATCCGCTCTCATTCCAGTTCACCCATTCCAGCCTTGCCGGGACCTATTTCCTTGGCAAGTGCGAAGTGGAACTTTCCGTGGTGTACAAAAGCGACATCCGCGGCGACGAACTCAAGAAAAAGGGAACCGTGGTCAAGGTCAATGGAGCCGATCTTGAACTGTTCCAGGACGAGCGCATTTCCATTCGACACAGCTTTTTGGTCAAGACGTTGGTACACAACAATTCCCACGACGCCGAGAACGTGGAAATTTTCCGCATCCTGAACACTCTGTCCCTGCATTACGCAAACATCCACGGCACATCCGTGGAGGGCTGCTACATCGCGCCCTTTGCCACCGTGGACCTGTGCACCTGCCGCAACTGCATCGTCGGCGATTTTTCCTACGTGCAGGCGGGCGACCTTTCGGGCGAGCGTATCGAACCGGGACGGATCTGGATCCGGCAGCCGGGTGTGTTCGAACTCAACTACCAGCATGACCGCAACGTGCTGGACAAGTTCATTTCCATGGACGCCAACAAGCGCCCCAAGGGCGTGTTCATGGATTTCTGCGAAAGCCACAAGGCCGATTTTGAACCCGTGTACAACGCGGCCCAGCCCGAGATTTCACAGGAAATACCGGACACCTCGTTCGTGAGCCACTATTCCGTGCTCAAGGGCGATTGCGCGGTGGGCGAAAACGTGCTGGTGGCCCAGCGCGCCTTTATCGACAATTCACGGCTTGGAGACGGCTCCAACGCGCAGGAAAACTGTTACATCATCAATTCCAATTACGAGGGCATGAACGTCACGGCCCACGGCGGCAAGGTCATCAACTGCGACCTCGGCCGCAAGACCTTCACGGGCTTCAACTCGTTTTTGCACGGAACCGAGGATGCCCGCGTCAAGGTGGGCCGCAACTGTGTGATCATGCCGCACACGATCATTGATGCGGTGGAAGCCATCGAGATTCCGGACGGTTCGCTGGTGTGGGGCTACATCCGCACGCAGGAGGACCTGAAGAACAACACCATCGCCCTGGAGGAATTCAGCAAACGCAATTCCCTTTCCCTGGGCAGGATGAGCTTTACGGGCGATGCCGAGGCATTCGTGAACGGCTTTGCCCACAGGATCGAGCATATACTTGAGGAAAACGGAGCATACTTTGACGGCAGTCCTGAAACCGCCGGTCATGCCCAGAAAACGCAGGAAGTATCGTACAACACGGTGCAGGCGTATATGGGCGGCGAATACAAGGGACTTTGCCCCACCATGCTCATCAAGCCGCTGACGCATTAG
- a CDS encoding SLC13 family permease produces MASTQAEKFDWKRIVFMLLGVSLFAVVYYSPMWPDAVDPMGEHFLLSREGKGAIAVFLLAGTWWVFEVVPIGVTSLLIGVMQAMFFIRPAKVAFKDFMDPSVLFIFASIMIGLVFTKTGLTKRLAYKMLEVVGEKTSRIYLGVFVVTALLTHIMAHTAVAATIYPLLLAIYSLYGEGKKPTKFGKGLFIGMAYVAGAGSIVTLLGAARGAVALGFFKEVVHRDIGFFELSWYMFPIGWLMVFLLWGFFMVFFKPEKATIPGLREKARELNAKMGPITRQEILAAVIVLGVIGVMSARAFVPELKMLNKTAIILVSSILFFVFKILDLKDLEDIPWNIILLFAGAMSIGFCLWQTGAAKWMAVNWLVMFQDANWFIFVMSIAFFVMIMTNFIMNVAAIAISLPVALVIAPYLGVAPDVILYAALVTAGMPFLLLVGAAPNAIAYDSGMFSTGEFFAYGIPASIMLMVVVGIAALVIWPIMGMPVTLPVGG; encoded by the coding sequence ATGGCTTCGACTCAGGCCGAAAAATTCGATTGGAAGCGGATTGTGTTCATGCTGCTCGGCGTGTCGCTGTTCGCTGTGGTTTACTACAGTCCCATGTGGCCCGACGCCGTGGACCCCATGGGTGAACATTTCCTGCTTTCCCGCGAGGGCAAGGGCGCCATTGCGGTGTTTCTGCTGGCCGGAACGTGGTGGGTGTTCGAGGTCGTGCCCATCGGCGTGACCAGTCTGCTCATCGGCGTCATGCAGGCCATGTTTTTCATCCGGCCCGCCAAGGTGGCGTTCAAGGATTTCATGGACCCGTCCGTGCTGTTCATTTTCGCGTCCATCATGATCGGGCTGGTGTTCACCAAGACCGGTCTGACCAAGCGTCTGGCCTACAAGATGCTGGAAGTGGTGGGTGAAAAGACGAGTCGCATCTATCTGGGCGTGTTCGTGGTCACCGCACTGCTGACCCACATCATGGCGCATACCGCGGTGGCGGCCACCATCTACCCGCTGCTGCTGGCCATCTACAGCCTGTACGGCGAGGGCAAGAAGCCCACCAAGTTCGGCAAGGGCCTGTTCATCGGCATGGCTTACGTGGCGGGCGCGGGTTCCATCGTGACCCTGCTGGGCGCGGCGCGCGGCGCGGTTGCTTTGGGCTTTTTCAAGGAAGTCGTGCACCGCGACATCGGCTTCTTCGAACTGAGCTGGTACATGTTCCCCATCGGCTGGCTCATGGTCTTTTTGCTCTGGGGTTTCTTCATGGTCTTCTTCAAGCCGGAAAAGGCCACCATTCCCGGCCTGCGCGAAAAGGCCCGCGAGCTCAACGCCAAGATGGGACCCATCACCCGTCAGGAGATTCTGGCCGCAGTCATCGTGCTGGGCGTCATCGGGGTCATGAGCGCCCGCGCGTTCGTGCCCGAGCTCAAGATGCTCAACAAGACCGCCATCATCCTTGTTTCGTCCATCCTGTTCTTCGTGTTCAAGATTCTGGACCTCAAGGACCTTGAAGACATTCCCTGGAACATCATCCTGCTGTTTGCGGGTGCCATGAGTATCGGTTTCTGTCTCTGGCAGACCGGTGCGGCCAAGTGGATGGCCGTGAACTGGCTGGTCATGTTCCAGGATGCAAATTGGTTTATCTTCGTCATGAGCATTGCCTTCTTTGTCATGATTATGACAAACTTCATCATGAACGTGGCGGCAATTGCCATTTCATTGCCTGTCGCGTTGGTCATTGCTCCGTACCTTGGTGTGGCACCGGACGTGATTCTGTACGCTGCCCTGGTAACCGCCGGTATGCCCTTCCTGCTGCTGGTCGGTGCGGCTCCCAACGCAATCGCATATGATTCCGGCATGTTCAGCACCGGTGAGTTCTTTGCTTACGGCATCCCCGCAAGCATCATGCTCATGGTGGTAGTTGGCATTGCCGCCCTGGTTATTTGGCCTATCATGGGAATGCCCGTGACCCTGCCTGTAGGGGGGTAG
- a CDS encoding sigma-54 interaction domain-containing protein: MPEVDRERLIQFFTQPGTLSGLLDELPIGVAVLERDGSILLVNGAYESLTGVDRARVTGLRCLHSLRCDFCTRDCPVFAGRSDFPIQQVKGNIINRERKKVPVRLTVAPVFDEAGEQVGVVETVTPVSGPDDYDDPEAGSYSFGKLVGKSPQMDKVFRMVPSVAQTDSSVLITGETGTGKDALAEQIHRASDRADGPFVKVNCGALPDTLMESELFGHAKGAFTGADQNKPGRFRLAHGGSLFLTEIGDLPLNLQVKLLSFLDDKTIYPLGSAKGFHADVRVIVATHRNLEAMVRANQFRQDLLFRLNVIRIHLPPLRERGVDITLLQDHFLRDFRNRFNKKIVGFTRNATDLLGEYHYPGNVRELRNIIEYAVNFCNDKRIHLRHLPAYLHQVSAVPAQEAEALPAPAPAPVPPPTVPEAPAAARASETWEDVERRMILDALVKAHGRRGRAAEILGWGRSTLWRRMKRYGME, translated from the coding sequence ATGCCCGAAGTCGACAGAGAACGCCTCATACAATTCTTTACCCAGCCCGGAACCCTTTCCGGCCTGCTGGACGAACTGCCCATCGGCGTGGCCGTGCTGGAGCGTGACGGCTCCATCCTGCTGGTCAACGGGGCCTATGAAAGTCTGACCGGCGTGGACCGGGCCAGGGTCACGGGCCTGCGCTGCCTGCATTCCCTGCGTTGCGACTTCTGCACGCGCGACTGCCCTGTCTTTGCGGGCAGGAGCGATTTTCCCATTCAGCAGGTCAAGGGCAACATCATCAACCGTGAGCGCAAAAAGGTTCCGGTGCGCCTGACCGTGGCCCCGGTGTTCGACGAGGCCGGGGAGCAGGTGGGGGTGGTGGAAACCGTGACCCCGGTTTCCGGGCCGGACGATTACGACGACCCCGAGGCCGGGTCCTACAGTTTTGGGAAGCTGGTGGGCAAAAGCCCGCAGATGGACAAGGTCTTCCGCATGGTGCCCAGCGTGGCCCAGACCGATTCCTCGGTGCTGATCACCGGGGAGACCGGAACCGGCAAGGATGCGCTGGCCGAACAGATACACCGGGCTTCGGACCGGGCGGATGGGCCGTTCGTCAAGGTCAACTGCGGCGCATTGCCCGACACCCTGATGGAGTCCGAATTGTTCGGCCATGCCAAGGGGGCGTTCACGGGCGCGGACCAGAACAAGCCGGGTCGGTTCCGGCTGGCCCACGGCGGTTCACTGTTCCTGACGGAAATCGGGGACCTGCCGCTCAACCTGCAGGTTAAGCTGCTTTCGTTCCTGGACGACAAGACAATCTATCCGCTGGGCAGCGCCAAGGGCTTTCACGCGGACGTGCGGGTGATCGTGGCCACGCATCGCAATCTCGAGGCCATGGTCCGGGCGAACCAGTTCCGGCAGGATCTGCTGTTCCGGCTCAACGTCATCCGCATCCACCTGCCGCCCCTGCGGGAGCGCGGCGTGGACATCACCTTGCTGCAGGATCATTTTCTGCGCGATTTCCGCAACCGCTTCAACAAGAAGATCGTGGGTTTCACCAGGAACGCCACGGACCTGCTCGGCGAGTATCATTACCCGGGCAACGTGCGCGAATTGCGCAATATCATCGAATATGCCGTCAACTTCTGCAACGACAAACGCATACATCTGCGCCATCTCCCGGCCTATCTGCATCAGGTTTCGGCCGTTCCCGCGCAGGAGGCGGAAGCCCTCCCCGCGCCTGCTCCCGCCCCTGTTCCGCCGCCAACTGTTCCTGAAGCCCCGGCCGCTGCCCGGGCCAGCGAGACGTGGGAGGACGTGGAGCGGCGCATGATCCTGGATGCGCTGGTCAAGGCCCATGGCCGCCGCGGCCGCGCCGCGGAAATCCTCGGATGGGGGCGCAGCACCCTGTGGCGCAGGATGAAGCGCTACGGCATGGAGTAA
- a CDS encoding TRAP transporter large permease has translation MEAVLLFSFLGMTAVGVPVAFALALSVSIILYYFLGMPQVMITQIMYSGVDSFSFMAVPFFMLAGTFMSAGGVTSRLVNFAQAMVGSFTGGLAQVVAVSGMFFAAISGSSAATTAAIGSTMVNEMEKKGYRRELATGIVAAGGTVGIVIPPSITLVVFGVIAGTSIGDLFVGGLVPGILMGLTMCAVSWVIAKREGIPAEGNFSFMALLKSFKDSFWALMTPVIIIGGIYGGIFTPTEAAAVAAVYGIFVGLFIYKELKLRDFPKIIFKAVIGTTLIMFIVGAAKVFGWMLTNLEIPHHIGAYIVSMTDSPVVFLLMMNVLLLFIGTLINASAAVVILTPIFLPVAVQLGIDPLFFGVLMVINLAIGCITPPVGLDLFVASAITKVPLERVMRASMPYLLSLLATLAVLTLCPAVITFLPNLLH, from the coding sequence ATGGAAGCCGTACTGCTCTTTTCCTTTCTGGGCATGACCGCCGTGGGCGTGCCCGTGGCCTTTGCCCTGGCCCTGTCCGTATCCATCATCCTCTACTACTTTCTGGGCATGCCGCAGGTCATGATCACCCAGATCATGTACTCGGGCGTTGATTCGTTCTCGTTCATGGCCGTGCCCTTCTTCATGCTGGCCGGAACCTTCATGTCCGCCGGCGGCGTCACCAGCCGTCTGGTCAACTTCGCGCAGGCAATGGTCGGGTCGTTCACCGGCGGGCTGGCGCAGGTTGTTGCGGTTTCGGGCATGTTCTTCGCGGCCATTTCCGGCTCGTCCGCCGCAACCACGGCGGCCATCGGTTCCACCATGGTCAATGAAATGGAGAAAAAGGGATATCGCCGCGAGCTGGCCACCGGCATCGTCGCCGCGGGCGGCACCGTGGGCATCGTCATCCCGCCTTCCATCACGCTGGTGGTCTTCGGCGTCATCGCCGGAACCTCCATCGGCGATCTGTTCGTGGGCGGGCTGGTGCCGGGCATCCTCATGGGCCTGACCATGTGTGCCGTGAGCTGGGTCATCGCCAAGCGCGAAGGCATCCCGGCCGAAGGCAATTTCTCGTTCATGGCCCTGCTCAAGAGCTTCAAGGACTCGTTCTGGGCGCTCATGACTCCGGTGATCATCATCGGCGGCATCTACGGCGGCATCTTCACGCCCACCGAAGCTGCGGCCGTGGCCGCGGTCTACGGCATTTTCGTGGGCCTGTTCATCTACAAGGAACTCAAGCTCAGGGACTTCCCCAAGATCATCTTCAAGGCGGTCATCGGCACCACCCTGATCATGTTCATCGTGGGCGCGGCCAAGGTTTTCGGCTGGATGCTCACCAACCTGGAAATCCCGCACCACATCGGTGCGTACATCGTGTCCATGACCGACTCCCCGGTGGTCTTCCTGCTGATGATGAACGTTCTCCTGCTGTTCATCGGAACGCTCATCAACGCCTCGGCGGCCGTGGTCATCCTGACCCCCATCTTCCTGCCCGTGGCCGTCCAGCTGGGCATCGATCCCCTGTTCTTCGGCGTGCTCATGGTCATCAACCTGGCCATCGGGTGCATCACCCCGCCCGTGGGACTGGACCTGTTCGTTGCCAGCGCCATTACCAAGGTACCCCTCGAACGAGTGATGAGGGCATCCATGCCGTATCTGTTGTCATTGCTCGCTACATTGGCAGTCCTAACCCTCTGCCCTGCCGTCATAACCTTCCTCCCCAACCTGCTGCATTAA